One genomic region from Carettochelys insculpta isolate YL-2023 chromosome 4, ASM3395843v1, whole genome shotgun sequence encodes:
- the RBM47 gene encoding RNA-binding protein 47 isoform X4 yields the protein MTAEDSTARISNDSSNMSTTKVPEGVAGAPNEAALLALMERTGYTMIQENGQRKYGGPPPGWEGLHPPRGCEVFVGKIPRDVYEDELVPVFESVGSIYEMRLMMDFDGKNRGYAFVMYTHKHEAKRAVRELNNYEIRPGRLLGVCCSVDNCRLFIGGIPKMKKREEILEEISKVTEGVLDVIVYASAADKMKNRGFAFVEYESHRAAAMARRKLMPGRIQLWGHQIAVDWAEPEIDVDEDVMETVKILYVRNLMIETTEDTIKKIFGQFNPGCVERVKKIRDYAFVHFTSREDAVHAMNNLNGTELEGSCLEVTLAKPVDKEQYTRYQKAAKGGPSTTTEVTQQPNYVYSCDPYTLAYYSYPYNALIGPNRDYFVKAGSIRGRGRGAAGNRAPGPRGSYLGGYSAGRGIYSRYHEGKGKQQEKGYELVPSLELSAVNPVALKPGAVAIPVGAQYSMFQATPAAKMMEDGKIHTVEHMINPIAVQQDPASAAVAAAAAAVIPAVSTPPPFQGRPITPVYTMAPNIQRIPAAGIYGTSYVPFAAPAATTATIATLQKNAAAAAAAAAAYGGYAGYIPQAFPTATIQVPIHDVYQTY from the exons ATGACAGCTGAGGATTCCACTGCTAGGATAAGTAACGACTCCTCCAACATGTCAACAACCAAAGTTCCTGAAGGGGTAGCTGGTGCACCTAATGAGGCTGCCCTGTTGGCACTCATGGAGCGTACTGGTTATACGATGATTCAAGAGAACGGGCAGCGGAAGTATGGCgggcctccacctggctgggAAGGATTGCACCCTCCTCGTGGCTGTGAAGTCTTTGTTGGTAAAATTCCCCGCGATGTGTATGAAGATGAGCTAGTGCCTGTGTTTGAGTCTGTAGGAAGTATATATGAAATGCGCTTGATGATGGACTTTGATGGGAAAAACCGTGGCTATGCTTTTGTTATGTACACACACAAGCATGAAGCCAAACGAGCTGTAAGAGAACTGAACAACTATGAAATCCGTCCTGGGAGGCTTCTAGGTGTTTGCTGCAGTGTGGATAACTGCAGGCTGTTCATTGGAGGTATACCCAAGATGAAGAAGAGAGAGGAAATACTAGAAGAGATCTCCAAGGTGACAGAGGGAgtactagatgtcattgtgtatGCGAGTGCAGCAGACAAGATGAAAAATAGAGGCTTCGCCTTTGTGGAGTATGAAAGCCATCGAGCAGCTGCCATGGCGAGGAGAAAGCTTATGCCTGGGAGAATTCAGCTGTGGGGCCACCAGATTGCTGTTGATTGGGCAGAACCAGAAATAGATGTTGATGAAGATGTAATGGAGACTGTTAAAATCCTTTATGTGAGGAATTTAATGATTGAAACAACAGAGGatacaattaaaaaaatctttggccagtttaaccctggcTGTGTGGAACGGGTTAAAAAAATACGTGATTATGCTTTTGTGCACTTTACAAGCAGGGAAGATGCAGTTCATGCCATGAACAACCTCAATGGCACGGAACTTGAAGGCTCATGCCTGGAAGTTACCTTAGCCAAACCAGTAGACAAAGAGCAGTATACTCGTTATCAGAAAGCAGCTAAAGGAGGACCATCAACAACAACAGAAGTAACTCAGCAACCCAACTACGTTTATTCCTGTGATCCTTACACACTGGCATATTATAGTTATCCGTACAATGCTCTAATTGGTCCCAACCGAGATTACTTTGTGAAAG CAGGCAGCATAAGAGGCAGAGGGCGAGGTGCAGCTGGCAACAGAGCCCCTGGTCCTAGAGGCTCTTATCTGGGGGGATATTCTGCAGGCCGTGGCATATATAGCAGATACCATGAAGGGAAaggaaaacagcaagaaaaaGGATATGAGCTTGTACCCAGTTTGGAGTTGTCTGCTGTCAATCCAGTTGCCCTTAAGCCTGGTGCAG TGGCAATCCCAGTTGGTGCCCAATACTCCATGTTTCAGGCAACTCCAGCAGCCAAGATGATGGAAGATGGTAAAATTCACACAGTAGAACATATGATCAATCCCATTGCTGTCCAGCAGGATCcagccagtgctgctgtggcagcagcggcagcagctgttATACCTGCAGTTTCAACTCCTCCACCATTTCAG GGTCGCCCCATAACTCCAGTGTACACCATGGCTCCAAATATTCAGAGAATTCCTGCTGCAGGGATTTATGGTACAAGTTATGTTCcgtttgcagctcctgctgcaacaACAGCAACTATAGCCACACTACAGAagaatgcagctgcagcagctgcagctgcagcagcgtaTGGAGGATATGCTGGCTATATACCTCAGGCATTTCCTACTGCAACCATCCAGGTTCCAATACATGATGTCTACCAGACATATTGA
- the RBM47 gene encoding RNA-binding protein 47 isoform X3 — protein MFHHTLNDFDIMTAEDSTARISNDSSNMSTTKVPEGVAGAPNEAALLALMERTGYTMIQENGQRKYGGPPPGWEGLHPPRGCEVFVGKIPRDVYEDELVPVFESVGSIYEMRLMMDFDGKNRGYAFVMYTHKHEAKRAVRELNNYEIRPGRLLGVCCSVDNCRLFIGGIPKMKKREEILEEISKVTEGVLDVIVYASAADKMKNRGFAFVEYESHRAAAMARRKLMPGRIQLWGHQIAVDWAEPEIDVDEDVMETVKILYVRNLMIETTEDTIKKIFGQFNPGCVERVKKIRDYAFVHFTSREDAVHAMNNLNGTELEGSCLEVTLAKPVDKEQYTRYQKAAKGGPSTTTEVTQQPNYVYSCDPYTLAYYSYPYNALIGPNRDYFVKAGSIRGRGRGAAGNRAPGPRGSYLGGYSAGRGIYSRYHEGKGKQQEKGYELVPSLELSAVNPVALKPGAVAIPVGAQYSMFQATPAAKMMEDGKIHTVEHMINPIAVQQDPASAAVAAAAAAVIPAVSTPPPFQGRPITPVYTMAPNIQRIPAAGIYGTSYVPFAAPAATTATIATLQKNAAAAAAAAAAYGGYAGYIPQAFPTATIQVPIHDVYQTY, from the exons GTTTCATCATACTTTGAATGATTTTGACATAATGACAGCTGAGGATTCCACTGCTAGGATAAGTAACGACTCCTCCAACATGTCAACAACCAAAGTTCCTGAAGGGGTAGCTGGTGCACCTAATGAGGCTGCCCTGTTGGCACTCATGGAGCGTACTGGTTATACGATGATTCAAGAGAACGGGCAGCGGAAGTATGGCgggcctccacctggctgggAAGGATTGCACCCTCCTCGTGGCTGTGAAGTCTTTGTTGGTAAAATTCCCCGCGATGTGTATGAAGATGAGCTAGTGCCTGTGTTTGAGTCTGTAGGAAGTATATATGAAATGCGCTTGATGATGGACTTTGATGGGAAAAACCGTGGCTATGCTTTTGTTATGTACACACACAAGCATGAAGCCAAACGAGCTGTAAGAGAACTGAACAACTATGAAATCCGTCCTGGGAGGCTTCTAGGTGTTTGCTGCAGTGTGGATAACTGCAGGCTGTTCATTGGAGGTATACCCAAGATGAAGAAGAGAGAGGAAATACTAGAAGAGATCTCCAAGGTGACAGAGGGAgtactagatgtcattgtgtatGCGAGTGCAGCAGACAAGATGAAAAATAGAGGCTTCGCCTTTGTGGAGTATGAAAGCCATCGAGCAGCTGCCATGGCGAGGAGAAAGCTTATGCCTGGGAGAATTCAGCTGTGGGGCCACCAGATTGCTGTTGATTGGGCAGAACCAGAAATAGATGTTGATGAAGATGTAATGGAGACTGTTAAAATCCTTTATGTGAGGAATTTAATGATTGAAACAACAGAGGatacaattaaaaaaatctttggccagtttaaccctggcTGTGTGGAACGGGTTAAAAAAATACGTGATTATGCTTTTGTGCACTTTACAAGCAGGGAAGATGCAGTTCATGCCATGAACAACCTCAATGGCACGGAACTTGAAGGCTCATGCCTGGAAGTTACCTTAGCCAAACCAGTAGACAAAGAGCAGTATACTCGTTATCAGAAAGCAGCTAAAGGAGGACCATCAACAACAACAGAAGTAACTCAGCAACCCAACTACGTTTATTCCTGTGATCCTTACACACTGGCATATTATAGTTATCCGTACAATGCTCTAATTGGTCCCAACCGAGATTACTTTGTGAAAG CAGGCAGCATAAGAGGCAGAGGGCGAGGTGCAGCTGGCAACAGAGCCCCTGGTCCTAGAGGCTCTTATCTGGGGGGATATTCTGCAGGCCGTGGCATATATAGCAGATACCATGAAGGGAAaggaaaacagcaagaaaaaGGATATGAGCTTGTACCCAGTTTGGAGTTGTCTGCTGTCAATCCAGTTGCCCTTAAGCCTGGTGCAG TGGCAATCCCAGTTGGTGCCCAATACTCCATGTTTCAGGCAACTCCAGCAGCCAAGATGATGGAAGATGGTAAAATTCACACAGTAGAACATATGATCAATCCCATTGCTGTCCAGCAGGATCcagccagtgctgctgtggcagcagcggcagcagctgttATACCTGCAGTTTCAACTCCTCCACCATTTCAG GGTCGCCCCATAACTCCAGTGTACACCATGGCTCCAAATATTCAGAGAATTCCTGCTGCAGGGATTTATGGTACAAGTTATGTTCcgtttgcagctcctgctgcaacaACAGCAACTATAGCCACACTACAGAagaatgcagctgcagcagctgcagctgcagcagcgtaTGGAGGATATGCTGGCTATATACCTCAGGCATTTCCTACTGCAACCATCCAGGTTCCAATACATGATGTCTACCAGACATATTGA
- the RBM47 gene encoding RNA-binding protein 47 isoform X1 — MLCLRFHHTLNDFDIMTAEDSTARISNDSSNMSTTKVPEGVAGAPNEAALLALMERTGYTMIQENGQRKYGGPPPGWEGLHPPRGCEVFVGKIPRDVYEDELVPVFESVGSIYEMRLMMDFDGKNRGYAFVMYTHKHEAKRAVRELNNYEIRPGRLLGVCCSVDNCRLFIGGIPKMKKREEILEEISKVTEGVLDVIVYASAADKMKNRGFAFVEYESHRAAAMARRKLMPGRIQLWGHQIAVDWAEPEIDVDEDVMETVKILYVRNLMIETTEDTIKKIFGQFNPGCVERVKKIRDYAFVHFTSREDAVHAMNNLNGTELEGSCLEVTLAKPVDKEQYTRYQKAAKGGPSTTTEVTQQPNYVYSCDPYTLAYYSYPYNALIGPNRDYFVKAGSIRGRGRGAAGNRAPGPRGSYLGGYSAGRGIYSRYHEGKGKQQEKGYELVPSLELSAVNPVALKPGAVAIPVGAQYSMFQATPAAKMMEDGKIHTVEHMINPIAVQQDPASAAVAAAAAAVIPAVSTPPPFQGRPITPVYTMAPNIQRIPAAGIYGTSYVPFAAPAATTATIATLQKNAAAAAAAAAAYGGYAGYIPQAFPTATIQVPIHDVYQTY; from the exons GTTTCATCATACTTTGAATGATTTTGACATAATGACAGCTGAGGATTCCACTGCTAGGATAAGTAACGACTCCTCCAACATGTCAACAACCAAAGTTCCTGAAGGGGTAGCTGGTGCACCTAATGAGGCTGCCCTGTTGGCACTCATGGAGCGTACTGGTTATACGATGATTCAAGAGAACGGGCAGCGGAAGTATGGCgggcctccacctggctgggAAGGATTGCACCCTCCTCGTGGCTGTGAAGTCTTTGTTGGTAAAATTCCCCGCGATGTGTATGAAGATGAGCTAGTGCCTGTGTTTGAGTCTGTAGGAAGTATATATGAAATGCGCTTGATGATGGACTTTGATGGGAAAAACCGTGGCTATGCTTTTGTTATGTACACACACAAGCATGAAGCCAAACGAGCTGTAAGAGAACTGAACAACTATGAAATCCGTCCTGGGAGGCTTCTAGGTGTTTGCTGCAGTGTGGATAACTGCAGGCTGTTCATTGGAGGTATACCCAAGATGAAGAAGAGAGAGGAAATACTAGAAGAGATCTCCAAGGTGACAGAGGGAgtactagatgtcattgtgtatGCGAGTGCAGCAGACAAGATGAAAAATAGAGGCTTCGCCTTTGTGGAGTATGAAAGCCATCGAGCAGCTGCCATGGCGAGGAGAAAGCTTATGCCTGGGAGAATTCAGCTGTGGGGCCACCAGATTGCTGTTGATTGGGCAGAACCAGAAATAGATGTTGATGAAGATGTAATGGAGACTGTTAAAATCCTTTATGTGAGGAATTTAATGATTGAAACAACAGAGGatacaattaaaaaaatctttggccagtttaaccctggcTGTGTGGAACGGGTTAAAAAAATACGTGATTATGCTTTTGTGCACTTTACAAGCAGGGAAGATGCAGTTCATGCCATGAACAACCTCAATGGCACGGAACTTGAAGGCTCATGCCTGGAAGTTACCTTAGCCAAACCAGTAGACAAAGAGCAGTATACTCGTTATCAGAAAGCAGCTAAAGGAGGACCATCAACAACAACAGAAGTAACTCAGCAACCCAACTACGTTTATTCCTGTGATCCTTACACACTGGCATATTATAGTTATCCGTACAATGCTCTAATTGGTCCCAACCGAGATTACTTTGTGAAAG CAGGCAGCATAAGAGGCAGAGGGCGAGGTGCAGCTGGCAACAGAGCCCCTGGTCCTAGAGGCTCTTATCTGGGGGGATATTCTGCAGGCCGTGGCATATATAGCAGATACCATGAAGGGAAaggaaaacagcaagaaaaaGGATATGAGCTTGTACCCAGTTTGGAGTTGTCTGCTGTCAATCCAGTTGCCCTTAAGCCTGGTGCAG TGGCAATCCCAGTTGGTGCCCAATACTCCATGTTTCAGGCAACTCCAGCAGCCAAGATGATGGAAGATGGTAAAATTCACACAGTAGAACATATGATCAATCCCATTGCTGTCCAGCAGGATCcagccagtgctgctgtggcagcagcggcagcagctgttATACCTGCAGTTTCAACTCCTCCACCATTTCAG GGTCGCCCCATAACTCCAGTGTACACCATGGCTCCAAATATTCAGAGAATTCCTGCTGCAGGGATTTATGGTACAAGTTATGTTCcgtttgcagctcctgctgcaacaACAGCAACTATAGCCACACTACAGAagaatgcagctgcagcagctgcagctgcagcagcgtaTGGAGGATATGCTGGCTATATACCTCAGGCATTTCCTACTGCAACCATCCAGGTTCCAATACATGATGTCTACCAGACATATTGA
- the RBM47 gene encoding RNA-binding protein 47 isoform X2, producing the protein MLCLRFHHTLNDFDIMTAEDSTARISNDSSNMSTTKVPEGVAGAPNEAALLALMERTGYTMIQENGQRKYGGPPPGWEGLHPPRGCEVFVGKIPRDVYEDELVPVFESVGSIYEMRLMMDFDGKNRGYAFVMYTHKHEAKRAVRELNNYEIRPGRLLGVCCSVDNCRLFIGGIPKMKKREEILEEISKVTEGVLDVIVYASAADKMKNRGFAFVEYESHRAAAMARRKLMPGRIQLWGHQIAVDWAEPEIDVDEDVMETVKILYVRNLMIETTEDTIKKIFGQFNPGCVERVKKIRDYAFVHFTSREDAVHAMNNLNGTELEGSCLEVTLAKPVDKEQYTRYQKAAKGGPSTTTEVTQQPNYVYSCDPYTLAYYSYPYNALIGPNRDYFVKGSIRGRGRGAAGNRAPGPRGSYLGGYSAGRGIYSRYHEGKGKQQEKGYELVPSLELSAVNPVALKPGAVAIPVGAQYSMFQATPAAKMMEDGKIHTVEHMINPIAVQQDPASAAVAAAAAAVIPAVSTPPPFQGRPITPVYTMAPNIQRIPAAGIYGTSYVPFAAPAATTATIATLQKNAAAAAAAAAAYGGYAGYIPQAFPTATIQVPIHDVYQTY; encoded by the exons GTTTCATCATACTTTGAATGATTTTGACATAATGACAGCTGAGGATTCCACTGCTAGGATAAGTAACGACTCCTCCAACATGTCAACAACCAAAGTTCCTGAAGGGGTAGCTGGTGCACCTAATGAGGCTGCCCTGTTGGCACTCATGGAGCGTACTGGTTATACGATGATTCAAGAGAACGGGCAGCGGAAGTATGGCgggcctccacctggctgggAAGGATTGCACCCTCCTCGTGGCTGTGAAGTCTTTGTTGGTAAAATTCCCCGCGATGTGTATGAAGATGAGCTAGTGCCTGTGTTTGAGTCTGTAGGAAGTATATATGAAATGCGCTTGATGATGGACTTTGATGGGAAAAACCGTGGCTATGCTTTTGTTATGTACACACACAAGCATGAAGCCAAACGAGCTGTAAGAGAACTGAACAACTATGAAATCCGTCCTGGGAGGCTTCTAGGTGTTTGCTGCAGTGTGGATAACTGCAGGCTGTTCATTGGAGGTATACCCAAGATGAAGAAGAGAGAGGAAATACTAGAAGAGATCTCCAAGGTGACAGAGGGAgtactagatgtcattgtgtatGCGAGTGCAGCAGACAAGATGAAAAATAGAGGCTTCGCCTTTGTGGAGTATGAAAGCCATCGAGCAGCTGCCATGGCGAGGAGAAAGCTTATGCCTGGGAGAATTCAGCTGTGGGGCCACCAGATTGCTGTTGATTGGGCAGAACCAGAAATAGATGTTGATGAAGATGTAATGGAGACTGTTAAAATCCTTTATGTGAGGAATTTAATGATTGAAACAACAGAGGatacaattaaaaaaatctttggccagtttaaccctggcTGTGTGGAACGGGTTAAAAAAATACGTGATTATGCTTTTGTGCACTTTACAAGCAGGGAAGATGCAGTTCATGCCATGAACAACCTCAATGGCACGGAACTTGAAGGCTCATGCCTGGAAGTTACCTTAGCCAAACCAGTAGACAAAGAGCAGTATACTCGTTATCAGAAAGCAGCTAAAGGAGGACCATCAACAACAACAGAAGTAACTCAGCAACCCAACTACGTTTATTCCTGTGATCCTTACACACTGGCATATTATAGTTATCCGTACAATGCTCTAATTGGTCCCAACCGAGATTACTTTGTGAAAG GCAGCATAAGAGGCAGAGGGCGAGGTGCAGCTGGCAACAGAGCCCCTGGTCCTAGAGGCTCTTATCTGGGGGGATATTCTGCAGGCCGTGGCATATATAGCAGATACCATGAAGGGAAaggaaaacagcaagaaaaaGGATATGAGCTTGTACCCAGTTTGGAGTTGTCTGCTGTCAATCCAGTTGCCCTTAAGCCTGGTGCAG TGGCAATCCCAGTTGGTGCCCAATACTCCATGTTTCAGGCAACTCCAGCAGCCAAGATGATGGAAGATGGTAAAATTCACACAGTAGAACATATGATCAATCCCATTGCTGTCCAGCAGGATCcagccagtgctgctgtggcagcagcggcagcagctgttATACCTGCAGTTTCAACTCCTCCACCATTTCAG GGTCGCCCCATAACTCCAGTGTACACCATGGCTCCAAATATTCAGAGAATTCCTGCTGCAGGGATTTATGGTACAAGTTATGTTCcgtttgcagctcctgctgcaacaACAGCAACTATAGCCACACTACAGAagaatgcagctgcagcagctgcagctgcagcagcgtaTGGAGGATATGCTGGCTATATACCTCAGGCATTTCCTACTGCAACCATCCAGGTTCCAATACATGATGTCTACCAGACATATTGA